From a region of the Methylomonas rapida genome:
- a CDS encoding host attachment protein, which translates to MTITWVIVADSSRARFFNMPSRTESLQEMEGMVHAEGRMRDQEEVSDRQGGLASGGHAFEAPTDIAQHEADVFAKQIADRLEHGRVERAYDKLVLVAAPAFLGALRHALNDHVKNLVAMSLDKNLVSEKEAAIREHIV; encoded by the coding sequence ATGACAATCACATGGGTAATAGTCGCGGATAGCAGTAGGGCAAGATTTTTCAATATGCCGAGTCGAACAGAGTCCCTGCAAGAAATGGAGGGTATGGTTCATGCGGAAGGGAGGATGCGAGATCAGGAGGAGGTCTCCGATCGTCAGGGTGGATTGGCGAGTGGTGGGCATGCTTTCGAAGCCCCTACCGACATTGCTCAACACGAAGCGGACGTTTTTGCCAAGCAAATCGCCGACCGGCTTGAGCACGGGCGGGTCGAACGTGCTTACGACAAATTGGTTTTGGTTGCCGCTCCGGCATTTTTGGGGGCCTTGAGGCATGCGTTGAACGACCATGTTAAAAACCTGGTCGCTATGTCGCTGGATAAAAATCTAGTGTCAGAAAAAGAAGCGGCCATCCGCGAACACATTGTGTAA
- a CDS encoding DUF72 domain-containing protein — MALCYIGTSGWCYRHWRECFYQGIAQKDWLTFYAEHFAAVEINASFYRLQTHKALQDWFQRTPANFRFALKANRYLTHNKKLRAAEKSILIEKAHAQALGEKLAVVLWQLPANLKKDIARLSDFVDALGQWREVRHSMEFRHVSWFDDETADCLARANVAICQADAADWPIWRHVTTDLVYLRLHGHSRTYVSSYADNELSDWADRIAVWQSQGKVVHVYFNNDTECAAPLNALVLRTLLERHQARFDKVECAARASSAIDSPDSGG; from the coding sequence ATGGCTCTTTGTTACATCGGAACGAGTGGCTGGTGCTATCGGCATTGGCGGGAGTGTTTTTACCAAGGTATTGCCCAAAAGGACTGGCTCACGTTTTACGCGGAGCATTTTGCGGCAGTGGAAATCAACGCCAGCTTTTATCGCTTGCAAACGCATAAAGCTTTGCAAGACTGGTTTCAGCGAACCCCTGCCAATTTTCGTTTCGCATTGAAAGCCAACCGTTACCTGACACATAACAAAAAATTGCGCGCGGCCGAGAAGTCGATACTGATCGAAAAAGCTCATGCCCAGGCGTTGGGCGAAAAATTGGCCGTGGTGCTTTGGCAATTGCCCGCCAATCTGAAAAAAGATATTGCGAGGCTAAGCGATTTCGTCGATGCATTGGGGCAATGGCGCGAAGTTCGGCACAGCATGGAATTCAGGCATGTCTCGTGGTTTGATGATGAAACGGCTGATTGTCTGGCGCGAGCCAATGTGGCCATCTGTCAAGCCGACGCCGCTGATTGGCCGATTTGGCGGCACGTGACCACCGACTTGGTTTATTTGCGCCTGCACGGCCATAGCCGAACCTATGTGTCGAGTTACGCGGATAACGAACTATCCGATTGGGCCGACCGTATTGCAGTTTGGCAATCGCAAGGCAAGGTGGTTCATGTTTATTTCAATAATGATACGGAATGCGCCGCGCCGTTAAATGCATTGGTTTTGCGAACTTTGCTAGAAAGACATCAAGCTCGATTCGATAAAGTCGAGTGTGCCGCTCGAGCATCATCCGCTATCGATAGTCCCGATAGCGGCGGGTAA